The window ATTTTTCCCGTTTCTTTATCAAAGATAAGCTTTAAGGAAATTTGCGCAGCACCTGGGTAGTAGCCAGCATGGGAGCTTGGGTGAATATGTGCTACCTCATATGGTACTTCCAGGCGTTTTAATAATTTTTCATTGTTTCCCGTTGCAGCCACCGTTAGGTCGAACACTTTGGCAACAGAAGTTCCTAGTGTTCCTTGGTACTGTTCTTTCTTACCCATCATATTATTGGCTGCAATCCGACCTTGACGATTTGCAGGACCCGCAAGTGGAATCATCGCCTTTGTTCCGCTCAAATAATCGACCACTTCAACCGCATCTCCAACAGCATATATGTCACTGTTCGAGGTTTGGAGGTATTCATTGACGATAATACCTCCACGTGCACCTAGCTCCAATCCGGCACTTTTTGCCAACTCGTTTTCAGGTCTTACGCCAATGGAAAGAATCGTCATATCTGTCTCGACCACTGTACCATCAGATAAAATAACCTTTTTGCCATTATCAGTAAATGATTGAACACCATTTTCTAGGATTAACCGAACCCCTTTTTCCTGTAGGTGGCTGTGTAAAATACTAGCCATTTCGTAATCAATCGGAGCCATTACTTGATTAGCCATTTCGATAATGGTCACTTCAATCCCACGGTCTACCAAGTTTTCAGCCATTTCGATGCCAATAAAGCCACCACCAACCACAACTGCCTTTTTCGGATTTTGCTCATCCACATAGCCTTTTATCCTATCGGTATCAGGAATATTTCTTAACGTAAACAATGTTTCATTCTCATTTAAGCCAGGAATGGGCGGTACAATAGGGCTGGCTCCTGGTGATAATAATAATTTGTCATATGTTTCTTCATATTCTTCCTTTGTACGTAGATTTTTAATGGTGACCGTTTTTGTTTCAGGCTGTATGCTAGTTACTTCACTTAAGTTGCGGATATCCATATTAAATCTTGTGGATAGTCCCTCTACAGTTTGTACCAATAACTTACTTCTATCTGTAATGGTTTCACCAATATAGTATGGCAGACCACAGTTGGCAAATGAAACGTATTCTCCACGTTCAATGAGAATAATTTCTACCTTCTCACTAATCCGTCTTAATTTCGCTGCTGCTGTAGCTCCACCGGCTACTCCACCTACGATAATTACTTTCTGTGTCACGAGGTTTTCCTCCTTATAGATAAAATGATTTTGATGCTTTTGATATATACCGGCATGGGTATAAAATATATTAAAAAAATAAATTGATACAATATGAACTTGTTACGTCAATCGCTCTTACAAGTCATATGATATACCCTTGTAGGTATGAAGTCAATGTGAAGTTTTGCTGAAAATGTGTCTTTTTTATGTCTTTATAATCGATCTTTGTTATTTAGACGACTGCTATGTCTTCTCGATTGTCCCATTCCTTCACTTCTCTGATTA of the Bacillus tuaregi genome contains:
- a CDS encoding CoA-disulfide reductase, with the translated sequence MTQKVIIVGGVAGGATAAAKLRRISEKVEIILIERGEYVSFANCGLPYYIGETITDRSKLLVQTVEGLSTRFNMDIRNLSEVTSIQPETKTVTIKNLRTKEEYEETYDKLLLSPGASPIVPPIPGLNENETLFTLRNIPDTDRIKGYVDEQNPKKAVVVGGGFIGIEMAENLVDRGIEVTIIEMANQVMAPIDYEMASILHSHLQEKGVRLILENGVQSFTDNGKKVILSDGTVVETDMTILSIGVRPENELAKSAGLELGARGGIIVNEYLQTSNSDIYAVGDAVEVVDYLSGTKAMIPLAGPANRQGRIAANNMMGKKEQYQGTLGTSVAKVFDLTVAATGNNEKLLKRLEVPYEVAHIHPSSHAGYYPGAAQISLKLIFDKETGKIFGAQAVGADGVEKRIDVIATAIKGGLTVEDLTHLELAYAPPYSSAKDPVNMAGYVATNLMDGELEHIQWHEVDEIVANGELLIDVREPMEREFGYIEGSINIPLDELRDRLSEIPTDKTIYVSCQVGLRGYLAARILQSHGYKVKNVDGGWRTYSSVFGSNLEVDADITINDLGETVLTKTKDAQANTIIDDITADSVVDVTGLTCPMPIVKLKKGMEAIGSNQILELHATDKGTLNDLPAWSKNAGHSLLKSEQEGNVIKFWIQKK